The following coding sequences lie in one Myxococcus xanthus genomic window:
- a CDS encoding TerC family protein — protein MNTQVALWVGFNVFVLAMLAMDLGLFHRKDHAVTPKEAGLWTLVWITLSLIFCAGIWHYQGPTVGLQWLTAYVVEYALSVDNLFVFLMVFSYFRVAPEHQHRVLFWGILGAFVMRAGLIIAGTALVKQFHWLIYLFGAFLVFTAVKMLVSKDEEIDPEQKGIVKFARRVLPVARLGEGSRFRVTEDGRRKFTPLFIVLLVVEATDLLFALDSIPAVLGISQDAFIIYTSNVCAILGLRSLFFVVASLMEKFHFLKVGLSAILGFVGVKMLITFFDIHVPIGISLGVIAGVLVAAIIASLVWPKQPEPGQDRESAKT, from the coding sequence GTGAACACGCAAGTCGCGCTCTGGGTGGGTTTCAACGTCTTCGTCCTCGCGATGCTCGCGATGGACCTCGGGCTGTTCCATCGCAAGGACCATGCGGTGACGCCGAAGGAGGCGGGCCTCTGGACGCTGGTGTGGATTACCCTCAGCCTGATTTTCTGCGCGGGCATCTGGCACTACCAGGGGCCCACCGTGGGGCTCCAGTGGTTGACGGCGTACGTGGTGGAGTACGCGCTCTCCGTCGACAACCTCTTCGTCTTCCTGATGGTGTTCAGCTACTTCCGGGTGGCGCCCGAGCACCAGCACCGGGTGCTCTTCTGGGGCATCCTGGGCGCGTTCGTCATGCGCGCTGGCCTCATCATCGCCGGCACGGCGCTGGTGAAGCAGTTCCACTGGCTCATCTACCTGTTCGGCGCGTTCCTCGTCTTCACCGCGGTGAAGATGCTGGTGTCCAAGGACGAGGAGATTGACCCGGAGCAGAAGGGCATCGTGAAGTTCGCGCGCCGGGTGCTGCCGGTGGCCCGGCTGGGTGAAGGCAGCCGCTTCCGGGTGACGGAGGACGGCCGGCGCAAGTTCACGCCGCTCTTCATCGTGCTGCTGGTGGTGGAGGCCACGGACCTGCTCTTCGCGCTGGACTCCATCCCCGCGGTGCTGGGCATCAGCCAGGACGCCTTCATCATCTACACGTCCAACGTGTGCGCGATTCTGGGCCTGCGTTCACTGTTCTTCGTCGTGGCCAGCCTGATGGAGAAGTTCCACTTCCTGAAGGTGGGCCTGAGCGCCATCCTGGGCTTCGTGGGCGTGAAGATGCTCATCACCTTCTTCGACATCCACGTCCCCATCGGCATCTCCCTGGGCGTGATTGCCGGCGTGCTGGTGGCGGCCATCATCGCCTCGCTGGTCTGGCCGAAGCAGCCCGAGCCCGGACAGGACCGGGAAAGCGCCAAGACGTAG